Within Stella humosa, the genomic segment CACGACCGTCTCCACCTCGCCGTCGCGGAACAGGCGGTAGCGATCGTCTAGCCGGCGCTCGGTATCGATGACGATGCGGCGCGGGTGGCGACCAGGCACCCGTCGCACGGTCAGGCGCGGGTCGTCATGGCGCACGGTGCCGGCCCCGACCACGACCGCACAGGCCAGCGCCCGCATGCGGTGGAGGTGGTCGAGGTTGGCCTGGCAGGTGATGTAGGTCGATTCGCCCGCATCGGTCGCGATCCGCCCGTCGAGGCTCTGCCCGAGATGCGCGAAGACCAGAGGTCCCGCCTGGCCGCTGGCCAGGAACGGCCCATAGAGGTCGAGCAGTTCGGCGGCGGCAGGATCGGCCGGGATCGGGCCACGATGGCGCCCGTCGCCGTCGAAAAGGCCGGCACCCGGCCCGGCCACGCACGCAAGCATCGCCGTCCAGGCATCGTCGCCCGCGATCGGCTCGGCACAATCGGGGGCCGCGTCAGGGCCGGTGGGCGGCAAGGGAGGTCCAGGCTCCGGAATGCTGCGGGACCGGGAGCGGTCGCCGACGTCTTTGGAGCATAGCGAAATAGGCCGCGCGGCGGCAGATGGAAGCCCCCTGCCCCTCCCGGCCGCTACACCGGGGCCAGGCGGGTGCCGACGATGCGGGTGCGCAGGATCGACGACAACCAGTCGATCGCGGCCACCGTCGCCAGGATCATCAGGATCAGGAAGGCAACCGCCTGCCATTCCAGCGTGCGGATCTCCTCGGCCAGGTGCAGGCCGATGCCGCCCGCGCCGACGATGCCGATGATCGTCGCCGAGCGGGTGTTGGACTCGATGTAGTACAGAACCTGGCTCAGCATCACCGGCAACACCTGGGGCAGGATCCCGAAGCGGATGCGGTGCAGCCGGCCGCCGCCGCTGGCGACCACGCCCTCGCCCGCCCGCCGGTCGGTCGCCTCGATCGCCTCGGAGAACATCTTGCCGAAGGCGCCGATGTCCGCCGACATGATCGCCAGCACGCCCGCGAACGGCCCGAGCCCGACGACGTTGATCCAGATGAGGGCCCAGATCAGCGTGTCGACGCCGCGCACGGTGTCGAGGCTGCGGCGGGCCAGGAAATGCACCAGCCGCTGGGCGACGACGTTGCGCGCGGCCAGGAAGCCGAGCGGCAGGGCGATGACGGCGGCCAGACCGGTGCCCAGGAAGGCGATGGCGACCGTCTGCGCCAGGGCATGGGCATAGAGCTGCAGCTTGGCGACCGTGCCGAAATCGGGCGGCACCATCAGCACGACGAACGTGCCGAGCCGCCCCAGCCCCGACCACAGACGCTGGGGCGTCAGTCCGACCCACCACAGGCCGAACAGCAGAAGTGCCACCGGGGCCGCGAACGCCAGCGCCACGCCCGCGCGATGCACGGCGCCTGGCATGGTGGATGGGGGAGTGGCTACGGTCATGCCTGTCCCCCGTGCAGCCGGCCGCGCAGCCGTTCGGTCGCCAGGTCGATCAGCATGACGGTGCCGACGATCAGCAGCAGGATGGCCGACACGTCGGCATAGTAGAACTTGCGGATGGCCTCGATCAGGTCCTGGCCGATGCCGCCGGCGCCGACGAAGCCCATCACCGAGGCGCCGCGCACATTGATCTCGAAACGCAGCAGGGTGTAGCTGGCGAAGTTCGGAAGGACCTGCGGCACGACGGCAAAGCGCATGGTCTCGAGCCAGGTGCCGCCGGCCGCCGTGGTCCCTTCGACCGGCCCCATGTCGGCGTTCTCGACCACTTCGGCAAAGAGCTTGCCCAGCGCGCCGGTGGTGTGGATGGCGATGGCCAGCACACCCGGCAGCGGCCCCAGGCCGAAGGCGATGACGAAGATGAGCGCGAAAACGATCTCGGGAACCGTGCGGCACAGTTCCAGGTAGCGCTTGGCGAGGAAGCGTGCGACCGGCCAGCGGCCGACATTGGCGGCGGCGAAGAAGCACAGCGTGAACCCGCCGATGAAACCGAGCGCCGTGCCGACATAGGCGACCAGCAGCGTTTCGGCCAGGAGGCGCAGCCAGCGCGCGATGCCCCAGTACCATTCGCCGATGTCCAGCAGCACCGAGCGGCCGGCAAGCGCGCCGTCGTCGAAGACGAACAGGCGCGCGAGATAGGTCGGCAGCCGGTCGAAGTTGGCGACAAGCCGCCCGAGATCGACCTCGGCGACCAGGGCCGCCGTCAGCGTGGCCAGGGCCAGGATGATGCCGCCCAGAACAGTCTGGCGGCGGCGGGCGGCAATGGTCCGTTCATAGGCACGGACGAGAGGCACCAGCGCCTCGTCCGGCAGCCGCTGGGGACTGGTGAGGGTCATGGCATGGGAGCCCACCGGGCCGCGCATCGGCGCGGCCCGATCGCGTTCCTTCAGCTCAGCTCGCGCGGCGCTTGCGCATGTCGTCGACGAAACGGTTCAGCTCGACGATCGGCTCGTAGTCCTTGTGCGTGGTCGGCTTCCAGAGCTGCTGCTGACCGTCGGTCAGCTTGCGGAATGCCTCCGGGTCCTTCTTTTCGACCGCGAAGAAGGCATCGCGGATCGCGGTCTTCAGCTCGGCAGGCAGGTCCGAGAGATAGGCGAACGGCGAGTTCACGATCTGGTCGGACTTGTAGATGATGCGGAAGTCCGAATACTTGGCCATCCCCTTGCGCTCCATGCGCTTCAGGTTGGACTCCTTCTCGTCGTTCCACCAGTTGGCGGCGACGTCGACGGTGCCCTGCTGCAAGGCGATGATCGCGTTCTCGTGGCTGCCGGTATAGACGAGGCGGCCGAAATACTTCTCGGTATCGATCTTCATCTTGTCGAGCGCGAAGCGCGGGACGTTGTTGCCCGAGGTGGAGTTCGGGTCGACGAGGCCGATGTTCTTGCCCTTCAGGTCCTCGATCGAACGGTAGGGGCTGTCGGCCCGCACATAGAAGACCGAGTGGTAGCCGGCGGTACCGTCGGCGTTCACTTCCATGGCGAACGGCTCGGTCTTCACGCCGGTCATGGCGGCGCGCGCGTAGGAGGCCGGGCCGTACTTGGCGATATGGACGTTGCCGGCCTTCTGGCCCTCGATCACGGCGGCATAGTCGTTGGCGACGCGCAGCGTCACCTTGGTGCCCAGTTCGCGTGACAGGTACTCGACGAACTTCTCGAAGCGCCCGGTCATGCCGGACGCATTCTCGTCCGGGATCGCGGCCAGCACGAGTTCAGGGTACTTGGCCTTCCAGGCCTGGGCCTGGGCGGCGGTGCCGGCGAAGGAAATGGCGGCGGCGGCGGCAAGGCCGGTCAGCAGGGTGCGCCTCAGCATGGGATGCTCCTGGGTGGAAACGAGATCAGACGGTTGCGGGAATGGCGTGGCCCAGGCCGGGGCCGGGCGCGCGGGCCTGGGGGGCGTCCAGCACCTCGCCTGCCTCCAAACCGTAGAGGGTGCGGGCGACATCGTCGGTCAGGGCGGCCGGCACGTCGTCGAACACCACCCGGCCAGCCGCCATGCCGATCAGCCGGTCGCAATAGGCGTGCGCCAGGTCGAGCGAGTGCAGGTTCACCATCACGGTGATGCCGTAGCGCCGGTTGATGCCGTGGATGGCGTCCATGACGGTGCGGGTGTTGCGCGGGTCGAGCGAGGCGACGGGCTCGTCGGCCAGCAGGATGCGCGGCTCCTGCACCAGGGCGCGGGCGATGGCGACGCGCTGCTGCTGGCCGCCCGACAGGCTGTCGGCGCGCTGGGCGGCGATGGCGCCGATGTCGAACTGCTCGAGCGCCGAGAAGGCCAGCGCGCGGTCCTGGGACGGCCACAGGCGCAGCAGGCTGCGATGCAGCGGCACGTGGTTGAGGCGCCCCATCAGCACGTTGGTCAGCACGTCGAGCCGGCCGATCAGGTTGAACTGCTGGAAGATCATGGCGCAGGTCTGGCGCCAGCGCCGCAGTTCGGCCCCGCGCAGCGCCGACACCTCGCGGCCGTTGTGCAGGATGCGCCCGGCGGACGGATCGACCAGGCGGTTGATCATGCGCAGCAGCGTCGACTTGCCGGCGCCCGATCGCCCGATCACGCCGACGAACTGGCCGTCCGGCACCCGGAGGGTCGCCCCCGTCACCGCCCAGCGATCGCCGAAGCGCCGTCCGACATCCTGGAGTTCGAGCATGCTGCACCGCACCAAAATCCTTGCAGCCGGCAAGCTGCCAGGGGGCGATGACAGGGTGATGAACGGCGCGTGACAGTCCGATGCCGACATCACAACCGCGTGACCGTCGCTGGCCGGAACACAACCTTGGGTCTACCGATTCAGGCGGCCGTCCTGCAGCGGCCGCAACGGGAGGGATGCATGCCTTTGCGGAAATCGGTTCTGGGGCCGGCCTTCGGCGCGATCGCACTCTTGGCAGCGGCCGGCGCCTCGGCGGCCGAACACACCGTCACCATGGCCGGCAGCATCTACGGGCCGGACATCCTGAAGGCCAAGGTCGGCGACACCGTCGTCTTCGACAATGACGACGACATGAGCCACGCCGTCTTCGTGCCGACCGTCGGCCACGGCGTCGACCTCGGCACGCAGAAAGGTGGCGAGAAACGCAGCCTGGTGCTGCGCCGTGCCGGCCGGTTCGAGGTCGAGTGCGTGGTGCACGAGGACATGAAGATGGTGGTGGAGGTCAGCCGATGACCCGCCCCCTCATCGCAATCGCCCTGCTGGCCGGAGCCGTCCTCCTGCCGCTGCCGGCACTGGCCGGACCTGAGCGCGTCGCCTTCCCGGCCGACTACCAGACGCGCTTCGTGCAGTACAATCAGGTGGAGCGGCCGGACCGCAAGCCCCCGGTCATCCGCTTCTTCTATGCCAACCCGGAAGCCTTTGCCGCCATGGGGCCGGGCATGCCGTCGCCCGAGGGCACGGTCCTGGTGATGGAGGACCGCAAGGCCGCCCTTGGCGCAGATGGCCAGCCGATGCTCGATGGCGACGGCCGCTGGATCGCCACGCCCGAGATCGTGGCGATCGCGGTGCAGGAGAAGCGCAAGGGCTGGGGCGACGACTATCCGCCGTCCAAGCGCAATGCAGACTGGGAATATGCGGCCTTCACCCCGCAGGGCCAGCTTCGCACCGAGGTGAAGACCGATAGCTGCTTCACCTGCCATCTCAACCGGACGCAGCGGGACTATACCTTCACCTTCGTGAAGTTCTTCCAGGACCGCGGCAGGTAGCCGGCCCGTGGGGCGCTACGCCAGCGCCTTGCGGACCTTGGAGGCCAGCTCGGCGTCGTTGTAGGGCTTGGGCACGATGCGGTCGTCGCTGACATCGGCGAGCGCACCCAGGTCGGCGAAGCCGGTGATGAACATGACGGCGAGGTCGGGCCGGCGCTGGGCCGCCTCGCGGGCGACCTCGGCCCCGTTCATGCCGGGCATGGCATAGTCGAGCAGCAGCAGATCGAGCGGCCGGCCGCCGTCCAGGATCTCCAGGGCGCGGCCACCGCTGCCGGCCTCGATGACCTGATAGCCCAGTTCCCTGAGGCGCGATGCCGTCACTTCCCGCACGGCCGCATCGTCGTCGACGACGAGGATGGTGCGGCCGTCGCCACTGCCGTCGGCGCGCGCATCGGCGATGCGGGCGACCGGGCGCACGGCCTCGCCGTCCGCGCGCGGCAGGTAGACCCGGATCGTCGTGCCCTGCCCGGCCTCCGTGTCGATCGCGACGCCGCCGCCCGACTGCTTGGCGAAGCCATAGACCTGGGCCAGGCCGAGCCCCGATCCCTCCCCCACCTTCTTGGTGGTGAAGAACGGCTCGAAGGCCTTGGCCAGGACGTCCGGCGTCATGCCGGTGCCGGTATCCATGACCGAAAGCATGACGTATTCGCCCGGCCCCGGCTCCTCCGGCCGGCGGTGCTCGGCCGCCAGCGTCGTGTTGGCCGTGGAAATGGTCAGGCTGCCGCCCACCCGCATGGCATCGCGTGCGTTGATGGCCAGGTTGAGGATGATCAGCTCGATCTGCGTCGGGTCCACCAGGGCCGGCCACAGGTCCGGCGCCAGCATCCGGCGCAGGCGGACGCTGCCGCCCAGCGTGCTCTGGAGCAGTTCGCGCATGCCCTCGACCGTCTCGTTGAGGTCGGTCGGCTTGGGCTCCAGCCGCTGGCGGCGCGAGAAGGACAACAACTGGTCCGTCAGCTTGGCACCGCGCTCGGCCGCCGTGCGCATATGGCCCAGCCGGCGGCGGAGCTGCTCGGCCGCACCCTCGCGCTCCAGCGCCCGCTCGGCGAAGCCGATATTGCCCAGGATGATGGTCAGCAGGTTGTTGAAATCATGGGCGACGCCCGACGTGAGCTGGCCCACCGCCTCCAGCCGCTGCATCTGGCGCAAGGTCGCCTCGATCCGCTCGCGCTCCTCGATCTGGGCCAGAAGCTGACGGTTGGCGGCGGCCAGCTCGGCCGTGGCCAGCTTCTCCTCCGTCACGTCGCGGCCGACGGCGTAGATAAGGTCGTCGGCCGGCACCGCCGTCCAGGCGATCCAGCGGTAGCTGCCGTCCCGCCGACGATAGCGGTTCTCGAACCGCTCGATCAGGCCGCGATCGCGCATCGCCTGGACCGCCGCCACGGCGATCGGCTGGTCGTCGGGATGGACCAGCTCGACCAGCCGGCCGCCCATCAGCTCGCCCTCGCGCCAGCCGAGCACGTCCTGCCAGGCCGGGTTGAGGGCGACCGGCGTGGTGTCCAGCCGCTTGACGACCATCAGGTCGCGCGACAGGCGCCAGGCGCGGTCGCGCTCACGGGTACGCTCCTCGACCCGCGCGCCCAGCGCCTCGTTCAGGCGGCGCAGCTCGGCCTCGGTCCGCTGCCGCTCGGTCACGTCCTGGACGACGCCGATCACGCGCGTGCAGACGCCGTTCTCGAAGAAGGCCCGGCCATGGGTCGCGACCCAGCGTTCCCCGCCATCGGGGCGAAGGGTGCGATGCTCCTCGACCACTTCGCCCGTGCCGGTCGGATCGGTCGCCGCCAGGATGGCGACCCGCACCGCCGCGCGGTCGTCGGCATGACAGCCGCCAAGGAAATCGTCGAAATCGAAGTCGCCGTCGCCCGGGATGCCGAACAGGCTGCGGCAGCGCCGGTCGCAGGCCATGCGCCCCGTCGCCGGCTCGAAATCCCACAGACCGAGCCGCGCAGCATCGACCGCCAGCCGCAGCCCGACCTCGCTCGCGCGCAAGGCCAGTTCCGCCCGCCGCCGCTCGTTGCGCTCGCGGGCCTCGGTCAGCGCGCGGTCGACGGCGGCCGGCAGGCGTTGCAGGTTGCGCTTCATCACATAGTCCGTGGCGCCCTGCTTCAGGGCGTCGGTCGCGAATTCCTCGCCGACGACACCCGAGACGAACAGGAACGGCACGTCCGGCGCGTAGATACGGGCCAGCCGCAGCGCCTGGAGCCCGTCGAACCCGGGCAGCAGATAGTCCGCCAGGACGAGGTCGAGTCCGCCCGCCTCCAGGCTGGCCACGAAGCCGGCGCGGTCGGTCGCATGGACGATCTGGTATTCGTGTCTTCCGGCGGCGAGATGAAGCCGGGTGAGTTCGGCGTCGATCTCGCTGTCCTCGAGCAGGAGGATGGTGACGCGGCCCTGCGGGTCCGGCACGTCAACTCCCGCGCCGCGGCAAGGGCGGCGGCTCGTTCAGGATCGCCCAGAACATGCCGAGGTCCTGAATGGCCTCATGGAATTCGTTGAAGTTGACCGGCTTCACCACGAAGGCGTTCACGCCCAGCTCGTAGCTGCGGACCAGATCGCGCTCCTCGCGCGACGAGGTCAGCATGACGACCGGGATGCGTCGGCGCTCCGGGTCGTGCTTGACGTGCTCCAGCACCTCCAGCCCGTCCACCTTCGGCAGCTTCAGGTCGAGCAGCACCACGGCCGGATCGCCTGGGTCGCGGCCCGCAAAGCCGTTCCGGCAATGCAGGTAGTCCAGCGCCTCGGCGCCGTCGCGGGTGACGACGATCTCGTTCGCGAGGTTGCACTTGGCGAGTGCCGCCAAGGTGAGCTCGAGGTCCCTCGGATTGTCTTCGACCAGCAGGATCGGTCTAAGGTCCGCCAACGCCATCCTCCTTTCCTCTTGCAGGAAGCGCGAAGCGAAACGTCGCTCCCCGGTCCAGTGTTCCCTCTGCGTCAATTCGGCCGCCGTGACGGTCCACGATGCGTTTGGCCAGTGCCAGGCCGATGCCGGTGCCCTCGAACTCCTCGGCACGGTGCAGGCGCTGGAACACCCCGAACAGCTTGCCGACATAGGCCATGTCGAAGCCGACACCGTTGTCGCGGACGCTGTATTCGACCTCGTTGCCCAGCTCGCGGCCGTCGATCTCGATGACCGCCGGGTCGCGCGCGCGGCTGTACTTGGCGGCATTGCCGACGAGATTGAGCAGCGCCTGCCGCAGCAGTCCGGCATCGCCCCAGGCCGGCGGCAGGCGGCCGATGCGCCATTCGATGGCGCGGCCGGGCTCGTCATGCTCGACCGCCCGGCGCACCTCGGCCGCCAGCTTCGTCATGTCCACCCGGGTCATCGACAGGCTGGCCCGGCCCAGATGGCTGAAGCGCAGCAGGTCGTCGACGAGGCGGCCGGCCGACAGGGCCGAATCGACGATGCTGCCGATATAGTGGCGGGACTTTTCGTCCAGCCCGGCCTCCTTCTGCCGCAGCAGTTCGGCATAGCCGACGATGTGGCGGAAGGGCGCGCGCAGATCGTGGGACACCGAATAGGAGAAGGATTCCAGTTCCTTGTTGGTGCGCTGCAGTTCCTCGGTCAGGGCCGCGCGTTCCTCGGCCCGGCGCAGCACGAAATCGACGATGGCGTTGCGCACGTCGCGCGCGCTCTCGATCTCGGCCTCCGACCAGGGCAATGCGCGACCGCGCAGCAGCTCCCTCCACTGGTCGAAGGAGTGCCGGGGGTGGATGCGCCCGTCGCTGCCGGGCTCGGCCTTGCGGCGGTCGCCGGCCCATTGCACGGTGCGCACCACCTCCGGCCGGAACCAGAACATGGCGTCGTCGTGGATGCCCGAGATGGAAACGGCGACGATGCCGGCCGCGGTCCCGGCATGCGGCTCCATCTCGACCAGGTCGTGGCCGGACTGGTCGGTGACGAAGACCGGCCCGCGGCCCTCCTGCCGGATCCAGGCAGCCAGCCGGCGGATGGTGTCCGCGGGCGGCGCCTGGCCGGCGGCGACGACCTCGCCCTCGAAAAGGACGGCAGCACCGGCCGCGCCCGTCAGGCGCATCCAGTCGGCGGCATTGGCGAACAGGCCCCCGGGCAGGCTGGGCGCGCGCGCCAGTTCCACCAGCAGCCCGCTCTCGATGCGTTTCAACGCGATTCGCCGGGTCGCCATCCGGCTGCGTTCGCGCGCGCCGATCTGGTGCGAGACGATGCGGCCGAGGAAATCGCAGGCGGCCCGGATCGGCGGCGCGATGCGGCGCGGATCGGCGTGGTGGCACGACACCAGTCCCCACAGCCGCCCGTCGACCACCAGCGACAGCGACATCGAGGCGCCGGTGCCCATGTTGCGCATGTATTCGAGATGGACCGGCGAGACGCTGCGCAGGCCGCAGGCGCCGAGATCCAGCGGCGCGCCGTCCAGCGGGCTCGCCGCCGGCTCGATCGGCACCGGCTGGTAGCCCGCATCGGGAATGATGCGCAGCCGGTTGGTGAGATAGAGCTGCCGCGCCTGGGCCGGGATGTCGGACGCCGGAAACCGCAGGTCGAGATAGGATGGCAGAACGCCGTCGCCATCCTCGGCCACGACCGTGCCATGCAGGTCGTCGTCGAAGCGATAGACCAGCACCCGGTTGAAGCCGGTCAACGCGCGCACTTCCACGGCCGTCGCCGCCGCGATCTCGGCGATCTCGACCATCGGATCGATGCGGTCGATGAAGCGGCGCAGCCGGGGGTGGAGCGCATCGAGGCTGAGGGCGGGACCACCCCCCGCTTCCTCGAACTCGACGATGGCGCCTTGCGCGGTCCGGTGAACGGCGACCTGAAAAGCCTGCCCGGCGACCGTCCAGGGACGATGGCCCTCGGCCATGTCGTCCTCGGCGAGCAGGGCCGCCACGGCGGCGGGCCAGTCCTCGCTGGGTATGCCCAGGAACGAAGCCGCGTTGGCACTGGCCTGCAGGACGCGGCCGTCGTCGGGGTCGACCACCAGGATGCAGCCGTGGGGCTGGATGCTGCCGGGGATCCGTATCGGCTCCCGGGCGCAGAAGTCGAGATCGTCCGTCATGGACTGGCCGGACGTGCGGCCGGACCCACGCGGGCTTCCGGCTGGCGGGCGCAGGCGCCCTTGCATGCTGATTCCATCGCCCCCGTCCCCGCGGCAAGCGTTGCGATGCAGGCCCCTATGCCCTGCACCCTCGTCGCCCGCCGACGGCATGTCCGGCGGGTCCGACCACGGGGCGTGGAACAAGCGCGAGCGGAATCGGTTCCCCGACTTCCGCCCGCGCCGGCAATGCCGGAAGGCTGGTGCTAGGAGAAGCTGGCGACGAACTTCGCGCGCTGGGTGGCGGCCGCCATCAGCAGCGACAGGTCGTTGCCGGACAGGATCATGCGCACGCCCATGTCGACATACTTCTTCATTGGCTCCTCGACATAGACGCCACCCATGCCGGCCCACTTGCCGTGCTTCTTGCAGGCGGCGATCACCGTCTCGTAGGCGGCGACCACGTCGGGATGGGTGAGCTGGCCCGACAGGCCCATCTCCATGGTGAGGTCGCTGGTGCCGATCATCAGCACGTCGATGCCGGGGACGGCCGCGATGGCATCGGCGTTGGCGATGGCCGTCGGCGTCTCCAGCATCACCACCACCAGCATCGCCTTGTTGAAGGCGGCGGCGGCCTCGGCGTTGGAGACGGGGGCGAAGTTGAGCTGCGGCATGCCGCCCGCGACCGAGCGATGGCCCTGCGGCGGGTAGCGCAGGCGGTCGGCCACGGTGGCGGCCTCCTCGCCCGTGTCGACATGGGGGATGACGATGCCCATGGCGCCACCGTCCAGCACGCGGGTCGCCATGTCGTACTGGCCGTTGGGCACCCGCACGATGGGGGCGATGCCGACGCCGTTGGCCGCGACCGAGATCTGGACGGCCATGTCGAGCGACATGGCATTGTGCTCCAGGTCGATGAAGAGCCAGTCGAAGCCGGCCGTCTTCATCGCCGGCGCGATATCGACCGTACGGGCCTGGCGCAGGCCGATTCCGGCCGCGACCTTGCCGGCCTCCAGGCGCTTGCGCGCGGAATTCGCGATCTCGACCATGCTGGCATTTCCTCCTGGTGGGCGGCAGGCCCGGGCGTTGCCGGGCCGCCGAAGATCCATCCGGTATAAGGCGCCGCGGCGCGGCGACCAAGCCCGGCCAGGGGGAAAATGCGGGGGGCGCGTCGCCCCCTCAGGTCGCCGGCTTGCGCCGCTGGTCGGCCGACACGAACAGCTCCAGCCCGATCACCCGGTCGAGCAGCAGGATGATGATGATGGTGAAGCCGATCAGGATGGCCGAGATGGCGGCGATGACGGGGCTGCCGCTGTCCTGGATGGTCGAGAAGATCTTCACCGGCAGGGTCGACAGGTCGGGGCCGACGAGGAACAGGCTGACCGTCACCTCGTCGAACGAGATGATGAAGGTGAAGAGGAGTGCGGTCACCAGCCCCGGCCGCAGCAGCGGCAGCGTCACCTTGCGGAAGGTGTAGAAGGGCGGCGCGCCCAGCGACATCGCCGCCTCCTCCACCGCCAGGTCGTGCTTGCGCATGGCGGCCACGATCGGGCGCCAGGCATAGGGGATGGTCAGAATGAAATGGGCCAGCAGCAGGCCCAGGAACTCGCCCGTCCAGCCGAACATGCCGACCAGCCCCAGCATGATCACGCCGAGTGCGGCATGCGGGAAGATCAGCGGCAGCAGGACCAGCGTCTCCAGCGTCGAGCCCAGGGGCAGGCGCCGGCGCGTTACCACCAGCGCGCCCAGGAAGGTGACCAACGTCGACAGAATGGCGGCCAGTGCCGCCAGCAGCGTGCTGAGGCCCAGGGTCGCCAGCCAGTCGGCG encodes:
- a CDS encoding ATP-binding protein codes for the protein MTDDLDFCAREPIRIPGSIQPHGCILVVDPDDGRVLQASANAASFLGIPSEDWPAAVAALLAEDDMAEGHRPWTVAGQAFQVAVHRTAQGAIVEFEEAGGGPALSLDALHPRLRRFIDRIDPMVEIAEIAAATAVEVRALTGFNRVLVYRFDDDLHGTVVAEDGDGVLPSYLDLRFPASDIPAQARQLYLTNRLRIIPDAGYQPVPIEPAASPLDGAPLDLGACGLRSVSPVHLEYMRNMGTGASMSLSLVVDGRLWGLVSCHHADPRRIAPPIRAACDFLGRIVSHQIGARERSRMATRRIALKRIESGLLVELARAPSLPGGLFANAADWMRLTGAAGAAVLFEGEVVAAGQAPPADTIRRLAAWIRQEGRGPVFVTDQSGHDLVEMEPHAGTAAGIVAVSISGIHDDAMFWFRPEVVRTVQWAGDRRKAEPGSDGRIHPRHSFDQWRELLRGRALPWSEAEIESARDVRNAIVDFVLRRAEERAALTEELQRTNKELESFSYSVSHDLRAPFRHIVGYAELLRQKEAGLDEKSRHYIGSIVDSALSAGRLVDDLLRFSHLGRASLSMTRVDMTKLAAEVRRAVEHDEPGRAIEWRIGRLPPAWGDAGLLRQALLNLVGNAAKYSRARDPAVIEIDGRELGNEVEYSVRDNGVGFDMAYVGKLFGVFQRLHRAEEFEGTGIGLALAKRIVDRHGGRIDAEGTLDRGATFRFALPARGKEDGVGGP
- a CDS encoding HpcH/HpaI aldolase family protein, which codes for MVEIANSARKRLEAGKVAAGIGLRQARTVDIAPAMKTAGFDWLFIDLEHNAMSLDMAVQISVAANGVGIAPIVRVPNGQYDMATRVLDGGAMGIVIPHVDTGEEAATVADRLRYPPQGHRSVAGGMPQLNFAPVSNAEAAAAFNKAMLVVVMLETPTAIANADAIAAVPGIDVLMIGTSDLTMEMGLSGQLTHPDVVAAYETVIAACKKHGKWAGMGGVYVEEPMKKYVDMGVRMILSGNDLSLLMAAATQRAKFVASFS
- a CDS encoding ABC transporter permease; protein product: MTGWIAAHRLVVAAVLLFLPAPILIVVLSSFTKAGYIGFPPGELSLRWYAEFFGSADWLATLGLSTLLAALAAILSTLVTFLGALVVTRRRLPLGSTLETLVLLPLIFPHAALGVIMLGLVGMFGWTGEFLGLLLAHFILTIPYAWRPIVAAMRKHDLAVEEAAMSLGAPPFYTFRKVTLPLLRPGLVTALLFTFIISFDEVTVSLFLVGPDLSTLPVKIFSTIQDSGSPVIAAISAILIGFTIIIILLLDRVIGLELFVSADQRRKPAT